In the Deinococcus ficus genome, one interval contains:
- a CDS encoding PulJ/GspJ family protein encodes MNRPSNAGFTLIEVLVAMAVFSVSVLLIGLLISHMRLNAASAQRVTAGQALQDALERTAQKFQSVANYGVLTAADAPATLAGHTWTVSLCTASPTADTCTGTATFTQGGAYAYSNPTADLIRMTVQYTPTAMGTATTRAALEMARP; translated from the coding sequence ATGAACAGACCCTCCAACGCCGGTTTCACCCTGATCGAGGTGCTCGTCGCGATGGCGGTGTTCTCCGTCAGCGTGCTCCTGATCGGCCTGCTGATCTCCCACATGCGCCTCAACGCCGCCTCGGCCCAGCGGGTCACCGCCGGACAGGCCCTGCAGGACGCCCTGGAACGCACCGCGCAGAAATTCCAGAGCGTGGCGAACTACGGCGTCCTCACCGCCGCCGACGCGCCCGCCACGCTGGCCGGGCACACCTGGACGGTGTCCCTGTGCACCGCCTCCCCCACCGCGGACACCTGCACCGGCACCGCCACCTTCACGCAGGGGGGCGCGTACGCGTACAGCAACCCCACCGCCGACCTGATCCGCATGACCGTGCAGTACACCCCCACGGCCATGGGCACCGCCACCACCCGCGCCGCCCTGGAGATGGCCCGCCCATGA
- a CDS encoding prepilin-type N-terminal cleavage/methylation domain-containing protein, translating to MTRAATSPAQGFTLIELLVVMAILGVIGTLIISFFTTTSQSVTEQTRVASQTGQIQRALGLIADDIRRADKLVVTGAATPLALGGIAVTPPAQTGASRLDLYVLRPASGSPCASTSGYEYRSYFSVARSTLTAASMNAWVRLPEDANNAARNVLLQYVGCADTLTGTPSYGSLRPVVDHVGTLTFTQTASNVSVALQGQRQIGARTFTTPLASGTYYSRRY from the coding sequence ATGACGAGAGCCGCCACTTCTCCCGCGCAGGGATTCACGCTGATCGAGCTGCTGGTCGTGATGGCGATCCTGGGCGTGATCGGCACGCTGATCATCTCGTTTTTCACCACGACCTCCCAGTCCGTGACCGAGCAGACCCGCGTCGCCTCCCAGACCGGGCAGATCCAGCGGGCGCTGGGCCTGATCGCCGACGACATCCGCCGCGCGGACAAACTGGTCGTCACGGGGGCAGCCACGCCGCTGGCCCTGGGCGGCATCGCCGTGACCCCGCCGGCGCAGACGGGCGCCAGCCGCCTGGACCTGTACGTGCTGCGGCCCGCCAGCGGTTCGCCGTGCGCCAGCACCAGCGGGTATGAGTACCGGTCGTACTTCAGCGTCGCGCGCAGCACACTGACCGCCGCGTCAATGAACGCATGGGTCAGGCTGCCCGAGGACGCCAACAACGCGGCCCGGAACGTGCTGCTGCAGTACGTGGGCTGCGCCGACACCCTGACCGGCACCCCCAGCTACGGCAGCCTGCGCCCGGTCGTGGACCACGTGGGCACCCTGACCTTCACGCAGACGGCGTCCAACGTCAGCGTGGCCCTGCAGGGCCAGCGGCAGATCGGCGCGCGGACCTTCACGACCCCCCTGGCGTCCGGCACGTACTACTCCCGCCGCTACTGA
- a CDS encoding prepilin-type N-terminal cleavage/methylation domain-containing protein — MRGATHGFTLLETLIVVAIIAILAGIGLISYLSYRAQANLDEGTATLEQAISRGVAEARRTSQPVTVTLNTTARTVQVTRGGTTTVLNATLPVDSWTMTCRLSPCAAGSTTFTLITPGSSFPDDLSITLTSRSKTRSLRILGPAALVVRP, encoded by the coding sequence ATGAGGGGCGCCACCCACGGGTTCACGCTGCTGGAAACCCTGATCGTGGTCGCCATCATCGCCATTCTGGCCGGCATCGGCCTGATCAGTTACCTGAGTTACCGCGCCCAGGCGAACCTGGACGAGGGCACCGCCACGCTGGAACAGGCCATCTCGCGCGGCGTCGCCGAGGCCCGCCGCACCAGTCAGCCCGTGACCGTCACCCTGAACACCACCGCCCGGACCGTGCAGGTCACCCGCGGCGGCACCACCACCGTCCTGAACGCCACGCTGCCGGTGGACAGCTGGACCATGACCTGCCGCCTGAGCCCCTGCGCCGCCGGCAGCACCACCTTCACGCTGATCACGCCCGGCAGCAGCTTCCCCGACGACCTGTCCATCACCCTGACCAGCCGCTCCAAGACCCGCTCCCTGCGCATTCTGGGCCCCGCGGCCCTGGTGGTCCGACCATGA
- a CDS encoding DUF11 domain-containing protein has translation MNHHMKLGILALTGVLLLASCGGGSAPTPPPTSSTVGSVGIQNPNGYTVVVKDANGNVIPSSSYNNLTPGNYTVTYSRDGYVSQTVSFSVAAGQTVSLVAPTLQAIPAGSGAFYYDANGQAVFITRDDLDNAGSRFVFYSWMENEAGGIDPTLTGGITDPGMPTAAEMNEVAPLNRQNVVGGYVGYKAADGNVYPIVGANVRWDILEETGSVRFSAADDGGQPSGAPITPQDINDNALSANTYTNSAGGNNVRFPSSADYPLYNMTGVNTPDTDGFTWTALNHDPAVTTQATARIRAVAYVNGTEVTKRFLDKTFAPSANLVITKAPESQTAGLNEARNFTITVTNTGQGPATGIALNDVLRSGDAAAYGITAPAGTTANATDGFDATFDLAPGESRAFTFPAQASAVGVYCDVATIVSYTNGAFGTVTPNGLQDEACLTVTAPNLNIVKSLVDANGNPIADNITVAPNTPVYARITVTNNGNADATNVVVTDALANNTVAANYAIQGAVAAAPQAVGVTAAGDDGFTTAPFTLAAGATQTFTFAAAGSADGTYCDQGTMTATSNNGTTIGPVASQIPCFKVASPQLAITKVNSQIAGQPATNVLTPGSSYASTITVTNTGSATATAVAVRDLLGNLNGVYMNYGSGSYTVSGTAQTGSVTFDAATRTVSTVPATLDLAPGQTLTLNLTSTVAPGTPRGEYCDTGSYSSTNGGSGQAVACVTVTSFISEQTQLTDTVDPIRQGDTTGTIVASAASVEPSSNEGAINNVLIYGFGTLDPIQQTPGVFNFSGTQVYYDPTPVRDPQTGAITSDYTNATSVLLTAGNQYTPSAEAGTGQQTLTFAPSFRVAPGGVIWVRTIVTAPAGTAARQYFETMRWNNTAESSGTAQTNYKTESTTVIP, from the coding sequence ATGAACCACCACATGAAACTCGGCATCCTGGCCCTCACCGGCGTCCTCCTCCTGGCCTCCTGCGGCGGCGGCAGCGCCCCCACCCCACCCCCCACGTCCTCCACGGTCGGCAGCGTCGGCATCCAGAACCCCAACGGCTACACCGTCGTCGTCAAGGACGCCAACGGCAACGTCATCCCCAGCAGCAGCTACAACAACCTCACGCCCGGCAACTACACCGTCACCTACAGCCGCGACGGGTACGTCAGCCAGACCGTGTCCTTCTCCGTCGCCGCCGGCCAGACCGTCTCCCTGGTCGCGCCCACCCTCCAGGCCATTCCCGCCGGCAGCGGCGCGTTCTACTACGACGCCAACGGCCAGGCCGTGTTCATCACCCGTGACGACCTGGACAACGCCGGCAGCCGCTTCGTCTTCTACTCCTGGATGGAGAACGAAGCCGGCGGCATCGATCCCACCCTCACGGGCGGCATCACCGACCCCGGCATGCCCACTGCGGCGGAGATGAATGAAGTCGCGCCGCTCAACCGGCAGAACGTCGTCGGCGGGTACGTGGGCTACAAGGCCGCGGACGGCAACGTCTACCCGATCGTGGGCGCCAACGTCCGCTGGGACATCCTGGAAGAAACCGGTAGCGTGCGCTTCTCCGCGGCCGATGACGGTGGGCAGCCCTCCGGCGCCCCCATCACCCCCCAGGACATCAACGACAACGCCCTGAGCGCCAACACCTACACCAACAGCGCCGGCGGGAACAACGTCCGCTTCCCCAGCAGCGCCGACTACCCGCTGTACAACATGACCGGCGTGAACACCCCGGACACGGACGGCTTCACCTGGACCGCCCTGAACCACGACCCCGCCGTCACCACGCAGGCCACCGCCCGCATCCGCGCCGTGGCGTACGTGAACGGTACGGAAGTCACCAAGCGCTTCCTGGACAAGACCTTCGCCCCCAGCGCGAACCTGGTCATCACCAAGGCGCCCGAAAGCCAGACGGCCGGTCTGAACGAGGCCCGCAACTTCACCATCACCGTGACGAACACCGGTCAGGGCCCCGCCACCGGCATCGCCCTGAACGACGTGCTGCGCTCCGGGGACGCCGCCGCGTACGGCATCACCGCGCCGGCCGGCACCACCGCGAACGCCACCGACGGCTTCGACGCCACCTTCGACCTGGCCCCTGGTGAAAGCCGCGCCTTCACCTTCCCGGCGCAGGCCAGCGCGGTCGGCGTCTACTGTGACGTCGCCACCATCGTCAGCTACACCAACGGCGCCTTCGGCACCGTCACGCCGAACGGCCTGCAGGACGAGGCCTGCCTCACCGTCACCGCGCCCAACCTGAACATCGTCAAGAGCCTCGTGGACGCCAACGGCAACCCGATCGCCGACAACATCACCGTCGCCCCGAACACCCCGGTGTACGCCCGCATCACCGTCACCAACAACGGCAACGCGGATGCCACCAACGTGGTCGTGACCGACGCGCTCGCCAACAACACCGTGGCCGCCAACTACGCCATCCAGGGCGCCGTGGCCGCTGCCCCGCAGGCCGTGGGCGTCACCGCTGCCGGCGACGACGGCTTCACCACTGCGCCCTTCACGCTGGCCGCCGGTGCCACCCAGACCTTCACGTTCGCCGCGGCCGGCTCTGCCGACGGCACGTACTGCGACCAGGGCACCATGACTGCCACCAGCAACAACGGCACCACCATCGGTCCGGTCGCCTCGCAGATTCCCTGCTTCAAGGTCGCGTCCCCGCAGCTGGCCATCACCAAGGTGAACTCGCAGATTGCGGGCCAGCCAGCCACGAACGTCCTGACGCCCGGCAGCAGCTACGCCAGTACCATCACGGTCACGAACACCGGCTCCGCCACCGCCACTGCGGTCGCCGTGCGCGACCTGCTCGGCAACCTGAACGGCGTGTACATGAACTACGGCAGCGGCAGCTACACCGTCAGCGGCACCGCCCAGACCGGCAGCGTCACCTTCGACGCCGCCACCCGCACCGTCAGCACCGTCCCCGCCACCCTCGACCTGGCGCCCGGGCAGACCCTGACGCTGAACCTCACGAGCACCGTCGCCCCCGGCACGCCCCGCGGCGAGTACTGCGACACCGGCTCCTACAGCAGCACCAACGGTGGCAGCGGCCAGGCCGTCGCGTGTGTCACCGTCACGTCCTTCATCTCCGAGCAGACCCAGCTCACCGACACCGTCGACCCGATCCGCCAGGGCGACACGACCGGCACCATCGTCGCCAGCGCCGCGAGCGTGGAACCCTCCAGCAACGAGGGCGCCATCAACAACGTGCTGATCTACGGTTTCGGCACACTCGACCCGATCCAGCAGACTCCCGGCGTGTTCAACTTCTCCGGCACCCAGGTCTACTACGATCCGACTCCCGTGCGTGACCCGCAGACGGGCGCCATAACCAGCGACTACACGAACGCCACCAGTGTCCTGCTGACTGCCGGGAACCAGTACACCCCGAGCGCCGAAGCTGGTACGGGCCAGCAGACCCTGACCTTCGCGCCGTCCTTCCGCGTCGCCCCCGGCGGTGTGATCTGGGTGCGCACGATCGTCACCGCGCCCGCCGGCACGGCCGCCCGCCAGTACTTCGAAACCATGCGCTGGAACAACACCGCCGAAAGCAGCGGCACGGCCCAGACGAACTACAAGACGGAATCCACCACCGTCATCCCCTGA
- a CDS encoding cupin domain-containing protein, which produces MSTELRPAAPEVLAKTEGGRALLFHYRTGEGLPPHTHAGQAVIVAVLRGRLRLTVEGNDTDLAAGEVMHTRGQGHFSSLALEDDTKVLVTLLTLSTT; this is translated from the coding sequence ATGTCGACTGAACTTCGTCCCGCCGCACCAGAAGTCCTCGCGAAGACCGAAGGAGGGCGGGCGCTGCTGTTTCACTACCGCACCGGTGAGGGCCTCCCGCCGCACACGCACGCGGGTCAGGCGGTGATCGTCGCGGTCCTGCGCGGCCGCCTGAGACTGACGGTGGAGGGGAATGACACGGACCTGGCGGCCGGAGAGGTGATGCATACCCGCGGTCAGGGGCACTTCTCCAGCCTCGCGCTCGAGGACGACACCAAGGTCCTGGTCACCCTGCTCACTCTCTCCACGACCTGA
- a CDS encoding response regulator: MDDNEADHLLLQDALDELDLSTRCRHFLDADEFLAALNRGEVAPDAVITDLNMPGRDGFALIRALHACPAWRHLPVLVFTTSPAEQDREQAAALGVEGYFVKPNSYRALVEELSVMIGLLQHRAIGGPTSGPQPSGQ; encoded by the coding sequence GTGGACGACAACGAGGCCGACCACCTCCTCCTTCAGGACGCGCTGGACGAGCTGGATCTCTCGACCCGGTGTCGTCACTTCCTGGATGCGGATGAGTTCCTGGCCGCCCTGAACCGCGGTGAGGTCGCGCCGGACGCCGTGATCACCGACCTGAACATGCCCGGCCGGGACGGCTTCGCCCTGATTCGCGCCTTGCACGCCTGCCCTGCGTGGCGACACCTGCCGGTCCTGGTGTTCACCACTTCCCCCGCGGAGCAGGACCGGGAGCAGGCCGCGGCCCTCGGGGTCGAGGGGTATTTCGTCAAGCCCAATTCCTACCGCGCCCTGGTGGAGGAGTTGAGTGTGATGATCGGTCTCCTTCAGCACCGGGCCATCGGCGGTCCTACGTCTGGCCCTCAGCCGTCCGGCCAGTGA
- a CDS encoding IS4 family transposase yields the protein MVTARSVNQSDLCAHLPGASSIDAKRRRVERGCRDPQLTEPVFLAFLLALLPPGKLLLSMDRTTWERGNSPLNLLVLGVVLHGYTVPLVWTALDHDGNSGTVRRIQLVSRLLKALPAARWKGLVADREFIGGEWFRFLRRKGIKRAIRIRKNAVVDELRVDAWFGDLKVGEVRCLAEKAYVYGEVMQVVATRSPAGDLVAIATDFSVWDTCVLYRARWSVECTFASLKVRGFDVERTGITRPDRLERLFGLVVLAWISCLRVGVWLQAQVPVKVKAHGRAAMSLVRYGAEQLCNALRWELSHLPTLIRLLSTPFHAPGAA from the coding sequence ATGGTCACCGCAAGGAGCGTGAATCAGAGTGACCTGTGCGCCCACCTTCCCGGGGCAAGCTCCATCGACGCGAAGCGACGCCGGGTGGAACGAGGGTGCCGGGATCCCCAGCTCACCGAGCCCGTCTTTCTGGCCTTTCTGCTGGCCCTGCTGCCCCCTGGGAAACTGCTGCTCAGCATGGACCGCACCACCTGGGAGCGCGGGAATTCACCGCTGAACCTCCTGGTGCTGGGCGTCGTACTGCACGGGTACACGGTGCCGCTCGTCTGGACCGCCCTGGATCACGACGGCAACAGCGGCACGGTCCGGCGCATCCAGTTGGTCTCCAGGCTGCTGAAGGCCCTTCCAGCGGCACGCTGGAAGGGCCTGGTCGCTGACCGGGAGTTCATCGGCGGAGAGTGGTTCAGGTTTCTGAGGCGCAAGGGCATCAAACGGGCCATCCGCATCCGAAAGAACGCTGTGGTCGACGAGCTGCGCGTGGACGCGTGGTTCGGTGATCTGAAGGTTGGGGAAGTCCGGTGCCTGGCTGAAAAAGCGTACGTCTACGGGGAGGTGATGCAGGTCGTGGCCACCAGGTCCCCTGCGGGGGACCTGGTGGCTATTGCCACGGATTTCAGCGTGTGGGACACCTGCGTGCTGTACCGGGCTCGCTGGTCGGTGGAGTGCACGTTCGCGAGCCTCAAGGTCCGCGGGTTCGATGTGGAGCGGACCGGCATCACCCGCCCGGACCGGCTGGAACGTCTGTTCGGGCTGGTCGTCCTGGCCTGGATCAGCTGCCTCCGGGTGGGCGTGTGGCTCCAGGCGCAGGTTCCGGTCAAGGTGAAGGCCCATGGCCGGGCGGCCATGAGCCTGGTGCGATACGGCGCGGAGCAGCTGTGCAATGCGCTGCGGTGGGAGTTGTCCCACTTACCCACTCTGATCAGACTGCTGAGCACGCCGTTTCACGCGCCAGGCGCGGCTTGA
- a CDS encoding IS4 family transposase, protein MVTARSVNQSDLCAHLPGASSIDAKRRRVERGCRDPQLTEPVFLAFLLALLPPGKLLLSMDRTTWERGNSPLNLLVLGVVLHGYTVPLVWTALDHDGNSGTVRRIQLVSRLLKALPAARWKGLVADREFIGGEWFRFLRRKGIKRAIRIRKNAVVDELRVDAWFGDLKVGEVRCLAEKAYVYGEVMQVVATRSPAGDLVAIATDFSVWDTCVLYRARWSVECTFASLKVRGFDVERTGITRPDRLERLFGLVVLAWISCLRVGVWLQAQVPVKVKAHGRAAMSLVRYGAERLCHALRWNLLELPALIRLLSTPFHVLGAA, encoded by the coding sequence ATGGTCACCGCAAGGAGCGTGAATCAGAGTGACCTGTGCGCCCACCTTCCCGGGGCAAGCTCCATCGACGCGAAGCGACGCCGGGTGGAACGAGGGTGCCGGGATCCCCAGCTCACCGAGCCCGTCTTTCTGGCCTTTCTGCTGGCCCTGCTGCCCCCTGGGAAACTGCTGCTCAGCATGGACCGCACCACCTGGGAGCGCGGGAATTCACCGCTGAACCTCCTGGTGCTGGGCGTCGTACTGCACGGGTACACGGTGCCGCTCGTCTGGACCGCCCTGGATCACGACGGCAACAGCGGCACGGTCCGGCGCATCCAGTTGGTCTCCAGGCTGCTGAAGGCCCTTCCAGCGGCACGCTGGAAGGGCCTGGTCGCTGACCGGGAGTTCATCGGCGGAGAGTGGTTCAGGTTTCTGAGGCGCAAGGGCATCAAACGGGCCATCCGCATCCGAAAGAACGCTGTGGTCGACGAGCTGCGCGTGGACGCGTGGTTCGGTGATCTGAAGGTTGGGGAAGTCCGGTGCCTGGCTGAAAAAGCGTACGTCTACGGGGAGGTGATGCAGGTCGTGGCCACCAGGTCCCCTGCGGGGGACCTGGTGGCTATTGCCACGGATTTCAGCGTGTGGGACACCTGCGTGCTGTACCGGGCTCGCTGGTCGGTGGAGTGCACGTTCGCGAGCCTCAAGGTCCGCGGGTTCGATGTGGAGCGGACCGGCATCACCCGCCCGGACCGGCTGGAACGTCTGTTCGGGCTGGTCGTCCTGGCCTGGATCAGCTGCCTCCGGGTGGGCGTGTGGCTCCAGGCGCAGGTTCCGGTCAAGGTGAAGGCCCATGGCCGGGCGGCCATGAGCCTCGTGCGGTACGGCGCGGAGCGGCTGTGCCATGCCCTGCGGTGGAATCTCCTCGAGTTACCCGCACTGATCAGGCTGCTGAGCACGCCATTTCACGTGCTAGGCGCGGCTTGA